In the Dioscorea cayenensis subsp. rotundata cultivar TDr96_F1 chromosome 12, TDr96_F1_v2_PseudoChromosome.rev07_lg8_w22 25.fasta, whole genome shotgun sequence genome, one interval contains:
- the LOC120273817 gene encoding uncharacterized protein LOC120273817, with product MLLRISIRVPRIPPFAFFSTLQSPSLTSYLTDVWGLSPAAAIAASSKLSSISDWNRVSTKSKPDSVLAFFRSHGFTPSQITKVISRYPRFLLSDPARTLQPKMDFYLRSGFSPSTITKLICSNVDLLRSSLKKRIIPSFEFLKTILHTDEHVVAAVKRSTWVFHVNLGKKMAPNIDTLHRIGVPTANIAKLAKTHPSVLIQSTGRFGESLERVLRMGHCPGDAMFIIALHSVSAISVATLKRKLEVYKSFGLPEDKIVSRVNQKPMIVNLSEDNIRKSFGFFMEKLKWAPDFVFSSPVLLTLSLEKRVAPRVSVYEILVSKNLWGEKPIVPRFFFISDEKFSKRYLLSFQNECPEVLETYKAMRRE from the coding sequence atgcttCTCCGAATCTCCATTCGGGTTCCCAGGATCCCACCATTCGCCTTTTTCTCTACTCTCCAATCCCCATCTCTCACCTCCTACCTCACCGACGTCTGGGGCCTCTCACCGGCCGCCGCCATTGCTGCCTCCTCCAAGCTCAGCTCCATCTCTGATTGGAATAGGGTCAGCACCAAGAGCAAACCTGACTCCGTCCTTGCCTTCTTCCGATCCCATGGCTTCACCCCATCCCAGATCACCAAGGTCATCTCCAGGTACCCGCGCTTCCTCCTCTCCGATCCCGCACGGACATTGCAGCCAAAGATGGACTTCTATCTCCGCTCCGGCTTCTCCCCCTCCACTATCACCAAGCTCATCTGCTCCAACGTCGATCTCTTGCGTTCAAGCTTGAAGAAACGAATAATACCTTCCTTTGAATTCCTCAAGACCATCCTCCACACCGATGAGCATGTGGTCGCCGCCGTAAAGCGCTCAACTTGGGTTTTCCATGTTAATCTCGGGAAGAAAATGGCGCCCAACATCGATACTCTGCATCGCATAGGTGTCCCCACTGCCAATATTGCCAAACTTGCAAAAACCCACCCTTCAGTGCTCATACAGAGCACCGGGCGGTTTGGAGAATCACTTGAGAGGGTCTTGCGGATGGGCCACTGCCCTGGTGATGCTATGTTCATTATCGCCCTCCATTCAGTCTCTGCCATTAGTGTGGCTACTTtgaagaggaagttggaggtcTATAAGAGCTTTGGGTTGCCAGAAGACAAGATTGTCTCTCGCGTGAATCAGAAGCCCATGATTGTGAATCTCTCTGAGGATAACATCAGGAAGAGCTTTGGCTTCTTCATGGAGAAGCTAAAATGGGCTCCTGATTTTGTGTTTTCCTCCCCTGTGCTTCTCACCTTAAGCCTTGAGAAAAGGGTTGCTCCACGGGTCTCTGTGTATGAAATTCTAGTATCCAAGAATTTGTGGGGAGAGAAACCAATTGTCCCTCGGTTCTTTTTCATCAGTGATGAGAAGTTCAGTAAGAGATATTTGCTAAGTTTCCAAAATGAATGCCCTGAAGTATTGGAGACTTATAAGGCAATGAGGAGGGAGTGA
- the LOC120273884 gene encoding transmembrane protein 230: MASRRQVRYSPLSQDDDNGREDDLRFSYNPKALDRIPWKSIALALFLLSLGCLLLFLSVFIFTGHMGGDQSQAYGLLMLGILSFLPGFYETRVAYYSWRGAPGYRFSSIPGY; the protein is encoded by the exons ATGGCGTCTAGAAGACAAGTTCGCTATAGCCCGCTCTCTCAGGATGATGATAATGGTAGGGAAGATGACCTCCGTTTTTCTTACAACCCCAAGGCTTTGGATCGAATCCCATGGAAGTCAATAGCTCTTGCACTTTTTCTTCTGTCATTGGGTTGTCTTCTGCTCTTTCTTTCGGTCTTCATCTTCACAGGCCATATGGGAGGTGATCAATCACAGGCCTATGGTCTGTTGATGCTTGGCATACTTTCATTTCTTCCTG GCTTTTACGAGACACGTGTTGCATATTACTCATGGAGGGGTGCACCTGGTTATCGATTTTCCTCCATACCCGGTTACTGA